From the genome of Pleuronectes platessa chromosome 12, fPlePla1.1, whole genome shotgun sequence:
AACTGACACCATTTTGAAAAGCTGCTAAAAGCCAATTATATAACACAGTAAAACGTAATATATTCCTCTAAAAGCTAGTAGTTAAATTTTAATGTTCAGTTTTTTTGACTTTCTGCTCATAAAAATGTCACCTGTATATTACTGCCTGTCCAGTTTCCACACACTCTCAGACCAAAACTGTCTGTCAGGtctttttcatttgtcttttttcatgAATTATCGTGCCTACACAGTACATGTCTTGATGTATGCGCTGCAGGTGTGTGACTAAATGTTTCCCTCTCAGACGCAAAGCTGTGTGGCGCGGACGTAGCTTCGGTGGACGTGAACACTTTGGACCTCCTCCACGTCACCTCTCTCGAAGACAGAGAGCAGCTGCTGTCGGCTATTTACAATGAGCTGCATCCTCCCAGCACCATCACCCAGAGACTCGACTCTCTGCTGGGTAACACCTCTATCTTTACAACTCATACACATTTCCCAGATGTTGTACATATGAAGATTGTTAAAGAGATGATGagtgttttttcctttgtttttggttaaaacaaaaaagaatccTCAGGTCCCAATAATGTTGAGACGTTCACTGAGACGTTGGTTAAAATGAGCAAGTCTACGTCTGCTCCTCACGTGAGCTGCCTCAGCATGAATCGACGTTCCCTCAAACTCAGGTGCAGCCGCAGCTCCGACACACGTACATGTAACAAATATGACATCAGCTACATGTTCTTAATCTCTCATTATTTCTCATTGCAGAAACAACTGCCAGAACTACATGGTGCAGAAGAATCCTCAGCTCATAGAGATCACTATTAATGGTGAGTAACATgttaactagaatgtcactaaGTAGAGGTGCATACCACCATCAGGGCCCAAACATTCACTAAATAATTCCCTGGACActgatttgtatttggatctgccGCAAATTGcatacactcataaatatcagaccCATAAAAATACCTgatagaaagtgaaaacaaatctaggatccgccccctgatccggatcagTACAAAAATGTGATGGGTTCTTACTTCTGCCAAGTTTTGTGATAATCCATTTAGTAGTTGTTGCATAATTCttctaacaaacaaacccagatgaaaacataatctccttggtggaggtaaatacATGCCTTGTATAATGAGCTGAGAGAATGTAAGGAAATGTGATCTATGGGATTTTATTGCATGTGGTGGATGTGGACATTAATGTGAATGCAATGGACTGTGCAGACGTTGTGTGCGCAGAAATCTGTCTGAACATATAGgtttacattgtatttaaaCTATTCCCTCGTGCATACGGTTACCTCATACATCATGGAGCCTAATGGATTGTCACGCTGTGTTGCAGCATCAGAGCGGATCGTTCATCTTAGAACCCCAAAGGAAACAGCGGTGGGGAAAATCATGGATTCCTGTATCAAAATGCTGGGCGTGACAGAGGATAAAAGTCTATTCGCACTGAAGGAAAAGCAAGGTGCTCGATACATGATTTACAAGACATAATATAGTCTTTATCACatgaaagacatttattttatatgtcTCCTGCATCCCTTCCTTGATTTTAAGGCTCTTCAGAGGAGCTCCCACCAGATCAGCAGATCGGGAGTCTGCTTACATCGAcgtcagaaaacacacagttgGAGCTGCATTTGTGTAAAAAGGTAGTTTTCTATGATATAATACACATAAGACAATTACACTGCCTGCTAAATACCAACccacaaaaacaaagagagcCTCCTCACAAAGTTATGCTTTTTCAATATAGGAGAAAGCAGCGCCTGCCTCCCCAAACAGCCCAGAAGTCGGCAACTCCAATGAAAATGGTAACACCAACAAAAACATCCAGGGGAACCAGCTGGCTAAAGAGGAGAGGATTAGAGAGCTGAACCTCCAAGTGGACTCACTACAGAATGTCATCTTTCAGGTAAATATGTCTGTTCTACTACAGCTACAGCTACAGCTTCAGCATGAGCAATAGATTGCAGCTAAAAACACTGTAGTGGTGTAATAATAAGTATAATGACTTGAGTTCTTTGACCCCAAAGGTCCAGGAGCTCCACCACGGCCTGGTAGCGTTTTGTTCCGAGTTAAAGAACATGGATGGAGATGTGGATGTGGACAGGCTTGGCTCAGTCGAGCTGAAGCAGAGGCTGGAGTCGCTCAAAAGTAAACTGAACGACAAGAGGCAGAGTCTGCAGAACCTCAAAGACAACATTAATAACTCCGCCGCTCTTAAGAAGAAGTAGGTGGACTACGTATAACATATGGAGAATATAAATAACTGTCTGTTATTTAGTAGCATGTTTGATAATACAGAAATCTTTCTTTCAAGACATCAAAGAGTACGTCTGTGTAATTTATGGTTATTTGAGTTTCCCCTTAAATAATGAGCCATATCTGTTTTCAGGTGATATTTTTTATCA
Proteins encoded in this window:
- the LOC128453821 gene encoding uncharacterized protein LOC128453821 — protein: MDTVTHRRRPISRSCSLEDTISRSANFHEFTHTTAKDEEGSPRPRRKTIASVLPQSKDQNGNFPEKDVDRQVAKCLRELNTEEVCQWFTNIGLQKCLPFIKDAKLCGADVASVDVNTLDLLHVTSLEDREQLLSAIYNELHPPSTITQRLDSLLGPNNVETFTETLVKMSKSTSAPHVSCLSMNRRSLKLRNNCQNYMVQKNPQLIEITINASERIVHLRTPKETAVGKIMDSCIKMLGVTEDKSLFALKEKQGSSEELPPDQQIGSLLTSTSENTQLELHLCKKEKAAPASPNSPEVGNSNENGNTNKNIQGNQLAKEERIRELNLQVDSLQNVIFQVQELHHGLVAFCSELKNMDGDVDVDRLGSVELKQRLESLKSKLNDKRQSLQNLKDNINNSAALKKKQLEVRLLEKMKLNCQVFKEEICMVHLNRQVAHLQNALQESKERTRKKSVAIGSLSQLVSQQSPAMLLLVQENQGSDGSYGFACGYREGRGLVVDKVDKVDNTHLCVDDRLVEVNGVPVVNFTQEELTDLLLQGPSAQIVVLRQPPPTLTCQPHLVPPDPMQTVCPESEVVAVETPPRRKVMAI